From the Plutella xylostella chromosome 5, ilPluXylo3.1, whole genome shotgun sequence genome, the window GTCCTCGCGCGCGAACTCTTTTTACTTAACATTTATGTTTGAGCAGAAGTAAAAAGGAGCAGTCACCCTCTCGCacatttattgaaatgaattaaatactGTACAAGCATTCGGGCCGGGGGCGCGGGTATGGGCACACATCTTGTATAAGATGGAGATCTCTGTGAGTTGTAGTCAGGACACACTCAGGGAAATTTTCGCATTCGGGGACGGGGTGGTGGACGAGGTGATAGAGTCTGTCAAGTCCAAGATACGGATCCCCGAGGTGCGGGCGTTTTATCCGGCCCAGGAAGAGAGCGAGATTGTGCACGGCCAAACCTACGGAGACATGCTGGAGGCCTTTGTATCGCCGCAAGAACGTGACCATTTGTTGCGCAACATTGGATCAATCGCCAACTTGGACCAAAAGCTGGCCTGGGTGGCGCGCTGGACCAACCCCCGACTACCACTACCCGTCTTGGTCGCGGCCATGCTTCTCATCGAGCAGGTCTGGTTCAGCACCGCGTTCAACATAATCAATTGGTTCCGAGTGATCAACTCGCTGCCCGAAATGGTAAAGGCCAACGAATTTATCATTAGGAATGAAAACTTGCACGGAGACTATGCCGCCTACCTCATGCGCAGGTACT encodes:
- the LOC125491377 gene encoding ribonucleoside-diphosphate reductase small chain-like encodes the protein MEISVSCSQDTLREIFAFGDGVVDEVIESVKSKIRIPEVRAFYPAQEESEIVHGQTYGDMLEAFVSPQERDHLLRNIGSIANLDQKLAWVARWTNPRLPLPVLVAAMLLIEQVWFSTAFNIINWFRVINSLPEMVKANEFIIRNENLHGDYAAYLMRRYFNYTENGPLQELVELMIGEAREAELAFIREVTRPLADLEGNCMYAGVQFPVLYDHLGKTIGTVRVQLNGDRGGGGGGIGSGLNLSLLTALGMGKDNFFEYRAPNYQNSTAGSESIAAAVERAFNE